Proteins from one Erysipelothrix larvae genomic window:
- the cdaA gene encoding diadenylate cyclase CdaA has product MPLNLLWFQSFLQAVKVLIDFLIVWVLIYYILKVVRNNSRTVQIFKGVVVIILVRFVALYLGLSTVQALADFAIQYGFIVFVVIFQPEIRGLLERLGKTSVFSSINTLTGNERERLVNDLVNAAVTLSRRKTGGLITLEQGHSLVDYIKTGTPINATVTEDLLTSIFVTTTPLHDGAVIIKGDRVACASAYFPPTARELSSRYGARHRAALGISEITDSITIVISEETGTISIAEGGKLTEVDEFSLRDYLNSVIKNTEKEVSEKIDTRISRRINFGRLNVDPIRVERVDGEEIPQLKKQKEKKEQTEKTKEGFVGSFKKRREMKKEKREELKESSKKVYKKDRSDSKPEPKDGRVNLEDIKSATRINDDADSENRAETHSDQRDGGESDE; this is encoded by the coding sequence ATGCCACTCAATTTATTATGGTTTCAGTCATTTTTACAAGCAGTAAAAGTGCTCATCGATTTTTTAATTGTTTGGGTTCTTATTTACTACATTTTAAAAGTGGTCCGAAACAACTCAAGAACAGTGCAAATTTTTAAAGGGGTAGTGGTCATAATCCTAGTGCGATTTGTAGCACTTTATTTAGGTTTATCAACAGTACAAGCTTTAGCAGATTTCGCAATTCAATATGGTTTTATCGTTTTTGTGGTTATATTTCAACCTGAAATACGCGGACTCTTGGAACGTCTTGGTAAGACATCAGTATTCTCATCAATTAATACACTTACTGGAAACGAACGTGAGCGTCTGGTTAATGATTTAGTGAATGCGGCAGTGACGTTGTCACGGCGTAAAACAGGTGGACTTATTACCTTGGAACAAGGACATTCATTGGTCGATTATATTAAAACAGGAACCCCAATTAATGCCACCGTTACTGAAGATTTACTAACGTCAATCTTTGTAACTACAACACCACTTCATGATGGTGCTGTGATTATTAAAGGAGATCGCGTTGCGTGTGCATCTGCGTATTTCCCACCAACTGCTCGTGAATTATCCTCACGCTATGGTGCGCGTCACCGTGCAGCGTTGGGAATCAGTGAAATCACCGATTCAATTACGATTGTTATTTCTGAGGAAACTGGAACTATCTCAATTGCAGAAGGTGGTAAATTGACGGAAGTGGATGAATTTAGCTTGCGTGATTATTTAAATTCTGTCATTAAAAACACAGAGAAGGAAGTAAGCGAGAAGATTGATACACGGATATCACGTCGTATTAACTTTGGTCGTTTAAATGTGGATCCAATTCGTGTTGAACGCGTAGATGGTGAAGAAATTCCTCAATTAAAGAAACAAAAAGAAAAGAAAGAACAAACAGAAAAAACAAAAGAAGGCTTTGTTGGAAGCTTTAAGAAACGTCGTGAAATGAAAAAAGAAAAACGTGAAGAACTTAAAGAATCTAGCAAGAAGGTTTATAAAAAAGATCGTTCGGATTCTAAACCCGAACCAAAAGATGGTCGTGTTAATTTAGAAGACATTAAGTCTGCAACACGGATTAATGACGACGCTGACAGTGAAAATCGTGCAGAAACACATTCTGATCAACGTGATGGAGGTGAGTCTGATGAGTGA
- a CDS encoding YbbR-like domain-containing protein: protein MSEKHKGSKGHPTNEKTEIAQRIAKQSARFARRYEAVTDFVSRIFRWFSAWFDRIIFNQKYSKLVAFVVAILVVMAFTNNPVEPLFQTKTLTRVKVNAIYNSEMYEVEGIPEYVEVNIIGDYSDVISVNANDITVDLDLGKLTEGQHQVDFVPVGVSQRVRATVTPSSARVTIRLKETKTMELSYDFINLDKLGNQFVLGEVTLDNRDVTISASRETLDTIAFVKALIDVSGKTETFTQEANVVAYDQNGNRVENADVIPRVVNATVEVSSPSKTVPIYVSIEGAIPNNKAVASITQDHNAITIYGPLSVLDTIDEIVISVPASTLTQGRMTHNITLPTGVRYGNVSKVNLDVKLGDAVTQTFDNIPITYRENVNGFKIRATNEDDFTTSITVTGTAENIASFNRDNIAVFINMRNIQEGNNQEVQLYVDSNFTLLNIVSTKQTIIIDVIK from the coding sequence ATGAGTGAAAAACATAAGGGGTCAAAGGGACATCCAACCAATGAGAAAACAGAAATAGCACAACGTATCGCCAAGCAATCCGCTCGGTTTGCACGTCGTTATGAAGCAGTGACTGATTTTGTTTCACGCATATTCCGTTGGTTTAGTGCGTGGTTTGACCGTATTATTTTCAATCAGAAGTACAGTAAACTTGTTGCATTTGTTGTCGCAATTCTTGTTGTTATGGCATTTACAAACAACCCTGTGGAACCATTATTCCAAACGAAAACATTAACACGTGTGAAAGTCAATGCGATTTATAACTCTGAAATGTATGAAGTAGAAGGCATTCCAGAATATGTTGAAGTGAATATAATTGGTGATTACAGTGATGTTATCTCTGTGAATGCTAATGATATTACTGTGGACTTAGATCTTGGTAAGTTGACAGAAGGTCAACACCAAGTTGACTTTGTGCCTGTGGGTGTATCACAGCGTGTACGGGCAACCGTCACACCATCATCTGCAAGAGTCACAATTCGACTCAAAGAAACCAAGACGATGGAACTCAGTTATGACTTTATTAACCTTGATAAACTTGGTAATCAATTTGTCTTGGGTGAAGTAACCCTCGATAATCGCGATGTCACAATCTCTGCTTCAAGAGAAACTCTAGATACCATCGCATTTGTGAAAGCGTTGATTGACGTGAGTGGTAAAACCGAAACCTTTACACAAGAAGCAAATGTTGTAGCGTATGATCAAAATGGTAACCGTGTTGAAAATGCAGATGTGATTCCACGTGTTGTGAATGCAACCGTTGAAGTGTCATCACCAAGTAAGACCGTACCAATTTATGTATCCATTGAAGGGGCAATCCCAAATAACAAGGCCGTTGCTTCAATTACACAAGATCATAATGCGATTACGATTTATGGACCACTTTCAGTATTGGATACGATTGATGAGATTGTAATCTCAGTACCCGCATCTACCTTGACACAAGGGCGTATGACACACAACATTACCCTGCCAACAGGTGTTCGTTATGGTAATGTATCGAAGGTTAACCTTGACGTTAAATTAGGTGATGCAGTCACCCAAACATTCGACAACATTCCGATTACATATCGAGAAAATGTGAATGGATTTAAGATTCGGGCAACCAATGAAGATGACTTTACAACATCAATTACGGTAACCGGTACCGCAGAAAATATTGCAAGCTTTAACAGAGACAACATCGCAGTATTTATCAATATGCGAAATATTCAAGAAGGAAACAATCAAGAAGTTCAATTGTATGTTGATTCGAACTTTACCTTACTCAACATTGTCTCAACGAAACAAACAATTATTATTGATGTCATTAAGTAA
- the glmM gene encoding phosphoglucosamine mutase has product MGKYFGTDGIRGKANGKLTPELALKVGQYLGYVYRGKRVLIGQDTRLSSSMLASALAAGITSMGADAYQLGVCATPALAYTVKHETFEAGVMISASHNPFEDNGLKVFSHQGTKIDDTLEGHIEAYIDGEETLEFASPKEIGIVVDYKQGMNAYRAYLEAIIHNRFDDLKVALDLANGSAVSSAKQVFEACGATVFVMNDQPDGVNINVDAGSTHPEKLQAFVVEKGCDVGFAFDGDADRCLAVDHTGTLIDGDNILYAFGVFMKREGSLNDNTVVATVMANLGFTRSLEKAGIHMLATQVGDKYVYQKMVEGDYSLGGEQSGHIILRDYATTGDGVLTALKLAQVMVHENKSLHDLVAPCMRFPQLLKNVPVASKEVFMSHPLVLKELEVITEALGDEGRILVRPSGTEELVRVMVEAKTDELCHQYVEQMIQVIESIKM; this is encoded by the coding sequence ATGGGGAAATATTTTGGAACAGATGGAATTCGTGGTAAAGCGAATGGGAAATTAACACCTGAATTGGCTTTAAAAGTCGGTCAGTATTTAGGATATGTATACAGAGGGAAGCGTGTTCTTATTGGACAAGACACACGCTTGTCCTCATCAATGCTTGCAAGTGCTCTTGCAGCTGGAATCACTTCAATGGGTGCGGATGCATACCAATTGGGTGTTTGTGCAACACCAGCTCTAGCATATACTGTGAAGCATGAAACATTTGAAGCAGGTGTCATGATTTCTGCAAGTCATAATCCATTTGAGGATAATGGTCTAAAAGTATTCTCACATCAAGGAACAAAGATTGACGATACGCTTGAAGGACATATTGAAGCGTACATCGATGGTGAAGAAACCCTTGAATTTGCTTCCCCAAAAGAGATTGGAATTGTCGTAGATTACAAACAAGGAATGAATGCATACCGTGCATACCTTGAAGCGATTATTCATAACCGTTTTGATGATTTAAAAGTAGCGCTTGACCTTGCGAATGGTTCTGCAGTTTCATCAGCAAAACAAGTATTTGAAGCATGCGGTGCTACCGTATTCGTAATGAATGATCAACCCGATGGTGTCAACATCAACGTTGATGCAGGATCAACCCATCCAGAAAAACTTCAAGCATTTGTAGTTGAAAAAGGATGCGATGTCGGATTTGCCTTTGATGGCGATGCAGACCGTTGTTTAGCAGTTGACCACACAGGAACCCTTATTGATGGGGATAATATTCTATATGCATTTGGTGTCTTCATGAAACGTGAAGGTTCATTAAATGACAATACAGTTGTCGCAACTGTAATGGCTAATTTAGGCTTTACCCGTTCACTTGAAAAAGCGGGAATCCACATGCTCGCAACCCAAGTGGGTGATAAATATGTGTATCAAAAAATGGTAGAAGGAGATTATAGTTTAGGTGGCGAACAATCCGGACATATCATCTTACGTGATTATGCAACAACAGGGGATGGTGTTCTTACAGCACTTAAACTCGCGCAAGTCATGGTTCATGAAAACAAGTCATTGCATGACCTTGTAGCTCCATGCATGCGTTTCCCACAACTCCTTAAGAATGTACCAGTTGCATCGAAGGAAGTGTTTATGTCGCATCCACTTGTGCTTAAAGAACTCGAAGTGATTACTGAAGCATTGGGTGATGAAGGTAGAATCCTTGTACGTCCTTCTGGAACTGAAGAATTAGTTCGCGTCATGGTAGAGGCGAAAACCGATGAGTTGTGTCATCAATATGTGGAGCAGATGATTCAAGTCATTGAGTCGATAAAGATGTAG
- a CDS encoding response regulator transcription factor, with the protein MKYVINVVEDERDLNELVKSYLEKAGYEVRSYITYDEANAHVQDEDVHLWILDIMLDDKSGFDLIERIRSVSKSTPVVFMSARDKEFDRIIGLEKGSDDYITKPFSPKELVLRVNNIIKRVYKQDVQVEVDGYIIDEKQRKALKDGEELELTTKEFDLLMMFVKNRGVAFTREQILVHVWETNYFGSDRVVDDTLRRLRKKMPGLNIQTIYGFGYRLG; encoded by the coding sequence ATGAAATACGTTATCAATGTTGTGGAAGATGAAAGAGACTTAAATGAACTTGTTAAAAGTTATTTAGAGAAAGCAGGCTATGAAGTGCGTTCTTATATAACTTATGATGAGGCAAATGCCCATGTTCAAGATGAAGATGTGCATTTGTGGATTTTAGATATCATGCTCGATGATAAAAGTGGGTTTGACTTAATCGAGCGAATTCGTAGTGTTTCAAAGTCTACGCCAGTAGTCTTTATGTCTGCGCGTGATAAAGAGTTTGACCGAATTATTGGTCTTGAAAAAGGAAGTGATGATTACATCACCAAACCGTTTTCTCCAAAAGAACTTGTGCTTCGCGTCAACAACATTATTAAGCGTGTTTATAAGCAAGATGTTCAAGTTGAAGTTGATGGTTATATTATTGACGAAAAACAACGTAAAGCCCTTAAAGATGGGGAAGAACTTGAATTAACTACCAAGGAATTTGATTTATTGATGATGTTTGTGAAGAACCGTGGTGTTGCCTTTACGCGTGAACAAATTCTTGTTCATGTGTGGGAAACCAACTACTTCGGTTCAGATCGTGTTGTAGATGATACACTCAGACGTCTTCGTAAAAAGATGCCAGGCCTTAATATCCAAACAATTTATGGCTTTGGATATCGTTTAGGATGA
- a CDS encoding sensor histidine kinase — protein sequence MSKFKNWVRNLSLAQQLFVIVVFVMSFLFVFFFGVLSVSVDEFVKSQMSYMLHHAQDTVIENYKMGLGKENVFGVRDDSITHIIQKKDGTLWFSSDDAMEEIDTTLLQQLVIQMNAIELYDRINYTSGTQNLIAIQNIDKEATIASIMSIQYQNNFKRALLNSFVYLIMVTMSVLFVLLVLWMSTIIHPLNQIKDYIEKIKQQKKATLRIDRGDEIGAVANALVEMNEEIQRQQAQKEEMLQNISHDLKTPVATIKSYSEAIKDGIYPYETLEKSVDVILEHANRLEKKVYNLLMLNRMDYMTNEQIKSNEKLHLAPIVEQVIVSSKQIRPEIDLKLELKGDDLFVGQEEPWRVVIENLLDNALRYSETCIVITINSNELRVYNDGKGVDPNRIQQLFKPYEKGEQGQFGLGLAIVYRVVTNYGYSISVQNEDRGVCFTIKRKEGKK from the coding sequence ATGAGTAAATTCAAAAACTGGGTTCGTAATCTGTCACTTGCACAACAATTATTTGTGATTGTTGTTTTTGTGATGTCCTTCCTCTTTGTATTTTTCTTTGGCGTGTTATCGGTCAGTGTGGATGAATTTGTAAAGTCACAAATGAGCTATATGCTACACCATGCTCAAGATACTGTGATCGAAAACTACAAAATGGGACTGGGAAAAGAGAATGTATTTGGGGTGCGTGATGATTCAATTACCCACATTATTCAAAAGAAAGATGGGACCTTATGGTTTTCATCCGATGATGCAATGGAAGAAATTGATACAACTTTACTCCAACAACTTGTCATCCAAATGAATGCAATTGAGTTGTATGATCGCATTAACTATACCAGTGGAACTCAAAACTTAATTGCGATTCAAAATATTGATAAAGAAGCAACCATTGCTTCAATCATGTCGATTCAGTATCAAAACAATTTTAAACGGGCACTTTTAAATAGTTTTGTGTATTTAATCATGGTTACCATGAGTGTGCTTTTTGTACTCTTAGTTTTATGGATGAGTACCATCATTCACCCGTTGAATCAGATTAAAGACTATATTGAAAAGATCAAACAACAAAAAAAGGCAACGCTGCGTATTGACCGTGGGGATGAGATTGGAGCGGTTGCTAATGCGCTTGTCGAGATGAATGAAGAAATTCAACGACAACAAGCACAAAAAGAAGAAATGCTACAGAATATTTCCCATGATTTAAAGACACCTGTTGCGACCATTAAATCATACAGTGAAGCCATCAAAGACGGAATCTATCCTTATGAGACCTTAGAGAAGTCTGTCGATGTGATTTTAGAACATGCCAATCGACTTGAAAAGAAAGTGTATAATCTGTTGATGTTGAATCGTATGGATTATATGACCAATGAACAAATTAAATCCAATGAGAAGTTACACCTTGCTCCCATTGTGGAACAAGTGATTGTATCATCCAAACAAATACGCCCTGAAATTGACTTGAAGTTAGAATTAAAAGGGGATGATTTATTTGTAGGCCAAGAAGAACCATGGCGTGTAGTGATAGAGAATTTATTGGACAATGCCCTTCGCTATAGTGAAACATGCATTGTGATTACCATAAATTCAAATGAATTAAGAGTTTACAATGACGGAAAAGGCGTGGATCCAAATCGGATTCAACAGCTCTTTAAACCGTATGAAAAGGGGGAGCAAGGCCAGTTTGGTCTTGGATTGGCAATTGTTTATCGTGTCGTAACAAACTATGGTTATTCAATTTCTGTTCAAAACGAAGATCGTGGCGTTTGCTTTACCATTAAAAGGAAAGAAGGAAAAAAATGA
- a CDS encoding NYN domain-containing protein, protein MKSTKEQHLAVLIDAENVPHANIAGILEEIARYGTPTIKRIYGDWTRQSASGWKQHLLENAITPIQQYAYTTGKNSSDSAMIIDAMDLLYEGNVERFCIISSDSDFTRLAVRLRESGRYVIGIGERKTPSAFIVACDKFIYMDLIEMKTPTQEQDLQVSKKKLSDLKHLVESSINDLADDNGYVFMGDLGNLLMKKRPDFDPRDYGFYQLTQLLKAMKLFDIDERRVENSNVKHVYIRNR, encoded by the coding sequence ATGAAAAGCACTAAAGAACAGCATCTTGCCGTTTTGATTGATGCAGAAAATGTTCCACATGCAAACATCGCAGGTATTTTGGAAGAAATTGCACGTTATGGAACACCAACTATCAAACGAATTTACGGAGATTGGACACGACAAAGCGCTTCAGGGTGGAAACAACACCTCTTGGAGAATGCCATCACACCAATCCAACAATACGCATATACCACTGGTAAGAACTCATCAGATTCTGCGATGATAATTGACGCAATGGACTTGCTTTATGAAGGCAATGTCGAGCGCTTCTGCATCATCTCCAGTGATTCAGACTTTACCCGTCTTGCGGTGCGCTTACGCGAATCAGGACGCTATGTAATCGGCATTGGCGAACGAAAGACACCCAGTGCATTTATCGTTGCGTGTGATAAGTTCATCTATATGGACCTTATTGAAATGAAAACACCAACACAAGAACAAGACTTACAAGTTTCTAAGAAAAAACTCAGTGATTTAAAGCATTTGGTTGAGTCATCCATTAATGACCTAGCAGATGATAATGGTTATGTGTTTATGGGTGATCTGGGGAATTTATTAATGAAGAAACGTCCGGATTTCGACCCTCGTGATTATGGTTTCTATCAATTAACACAATTGTTAAAAGCGATGAAACTATTTGACATTGACGAAAGAAGGGTAGAAAATAGTAACGTAAAACACGTATATATACGTAATCGATGA
- a CDS encoding Maf family protein, which translates to MKKKCVLASQSPRRRELMTYLGLSFSVVPSNVEEILDGNLSIESQIESIAVQKARPILESNQDRVVIGADTVVVLDGEILGKPKTAEKAVEMLRKLSGRTHEVITGVALLSSENEVIFHNKTFVTFYELSDEEITRYVNTKDPLDKAGAYSIQGQGGLFVSKIDGDFYSVVGLPISRIYHELTHNNW; encoded by the coding sequence ATGAAGAAGAAGTGTGTGTTAGCGAGCCAGTCGCCCCGTCGACGTGAGTTGATGACGTATTTAGGACTCTCGTTTAGTGTCGTACCATCTAATGTTGAAGAAATATTGGATGGGAATTTATCCATTGAAAGCCAAATTGAATCCATTGCAGTTCAAAAAGCACGACCGATCTTAGAATCAAATCAAGATCGAGTTGTGATCGGTGCGGATACAGTGGTTGTTCTCGATGGAGAAATCTTAGGGAAACCTAAAACAGCAGAAAAAGCTGTTGAGATGTTAAGAAAGCTTTCTGGAAGGACCCATGAAGTCATTACCGGTGTTGCCTTATTATCATCAGAAAATGAAGTGATATTCCACAATAAAACCTTCGTGACATTTTATGAATTAAGTGATGAAGAAATAACTCGCTATGTAAACACCAAAGATCCATTGGATAAAGCGGGGGCTTATTCAATTCAAGGACAAGGTGGATTATTCGTGTCAAAGATTGATGGAGATTTCTACAGTGTGGTTGGGTTACCAATCTCAAGAATCTACCATGAATTGACACACAACAATTGGTAA
- a CDS encoding cation transporter: MTQKKIEHQALLISILFNALIAAAGFWVYTQTQIQALFLDFFFSFIALASSIAAIYISKISKHTTKSYPDGLYFLEPLYALVKSLLTLGLLGVSVVNTATSALDYFRFGRGDTLILGPVLPYAILMVIMCFTLSYFNMKQNKKIGGISMILEAESRTNFMDGLQSLGVGLAVGLLSLIPVDSSFGFLHYTGDFFMTLTLSMISIKQPISLLISSFKELSGSISLNPEIIERIRLILQKHLKGFAHISKIDIYKQGMKLKVFVYLDPSLIKTIEALPFKNTDLYQELNQYYEHINVVFAVLCSH; encoded by the coding sequence ATGACTCAAAAGAAAATAGAACATCAAGCCCTATTAATCAGCATCCTTTTCAATGCCCTGATTGCAGCTGCAGGGTTTTGGGTATATACTCAAACACAAATTCAAGCACTTTTTCTTGATTTCTTCTTCTCTTTCATTGCATTAGCCTCATCGATTGCAGCAATCTATATTTCCAAAATCAGTAAACACACCACGAAAAGTTACCCCGATGGTCTGTACTTCTTAGAACCCTTATATGCGCTTGTTAAGTCCTTACTTACACTTGGACTTTTGGGGGTTTCGGTTGTTAATACTGCTACAAGTGCACTGGATTATTTTAGGTTTGGTAGGGGTGATACGCTTATACTCGGTCCAGTCCTTCCATACGCCATCTTAATGGTCATAATGTGTTTTACTTTGAGTTATTTCAACATGAAACAAAACAAGAAGATCGGTGGAATTAGCATGATTCTTGAAGCAGAATCGCGAACTAACTTCATGGATGGATTGCAATCATTGGGTGTAGGTCTTGCTGTTGGGTTGCTCAGTCTTATACCCGTGGACTCATCCTTTGGTTTTTTACACTATACAGGGGATTTCTTCATGACCCTGACATTATCCATGATTTCAATAAAACAACCCATATCGCTGCTCATTTCGTCTTTCAAAGAACTCTCCGGGTCGATTAGCTTAAACCCTGAAATCATTGAACGGATTCGATTGATCCTTCAAAAACACCTTAAAGGGTTTGCGCACATCTCTAAGATAGATATTTATAAACAAGGCATGAAACTTAAAGTCTTTGTTTATCTGGATCCTTCGCTCATCAAAACAATAGAAGCCTTACCCTTTAAGAACACTGACCTCTATCAGGAACTGAACCAATATTACGAACACATCAACGTTGTGTTCGCAGTGTTATGTTCACATTAG
- a CDS encoding TetR/AcrR family transcriptional regulator, translated as MNQNDRRVRKTRAALKHALITLMDTHPINTITIKMLVHEADVHRATFYTHYQDIYDLYTDIETEIINTLKQTITSNDVYNTSDLYQVLIDMIHANKQVFCALLSDQNEYSFLSKMAPIIEASYLQFWTQETHQPTATQAMVCLTKYHISGCISMITLWLKGQLPQTMHKEGLAELLNRINTHFETLELQ; from the coding sequence ATGAACCAAAATGATCGAAGGGTTAGAAAAACCAGAGCAGCACTAAAACACGCACTGATAACACTTATGGATACACATCCCATCAATACCATTACGATCAAGATGTTAGTGCATGAAGCGGATGTCCATCGGGCAACCTTTTATACACATTACCAAGATATCTATGATTTATATACAGATATTGAAACCGAAATCATCAACACCTTGAAACAGACAATAACATCCAATGATGTCTATAACACATCGGATTTGTATCAAGTGCTTATTGATATGATTCATGCGAATAAACAGGTGTTTTGTGCACTCCTATCAGATCAAAATGAGTATTCATTTCTCAGTAAAATGGCACCAATTATAGAAGCCAGTTATCTACAGTTTTGGACCCAAGAAACCCATCAACCCACTGCGACACAAGCGATGGTCTGTCTCACGAAATATCACATCAGTGGGTGCATTTCAATGATTACCTTATGGCTTAAAGGACAACTTCCACAAACGATGCATAAAGAAGGACTTGCTGAACTCTTAAATCGGATCAATACTCATTTTGAAACCTTAGAACTTCAATAA
- a CDS encoding aldo/keto reductase, producing the protein MEKVKLGNTDIMVSKLCLGCMSFGNKDNDPGNWMLNYEDSEALIKKALDLGINFFDTANVYSNGVSEEFVGKILKKYAKREDVVIASKVYFNEGNLSKEAILREIEGTLKRLDTDYLDLYIIHRFDYNTPIEETMETLDSLVKSGKVRALGASAMYGYQFQMMQNVALKNGWTPFVSMQNHYNMLYREDEREMVPYCKLTNVSLTPYSPLAAGRLSRTQWHANTKRTETDAIAIRKYDSTEAMDRKIVERVHELADKYGVTMTQISLAWLFSKGVTAPIVGITKMHYLDDAVGALDVKLTDEDVSYLDELYIPHKVMGAISPEGK; encoded by the coding sequence ATGGAAAAAGTAAAACTTGGGAATACCGATATTATGGTTTCTAAACTGTGTTTAGGATGCATGAGTTTTGGGAACAAGGATAATGATCCTGGAAATTGGATGTTGAATTATGAAGACAGTGAAGCATTGATTAAGAAGGCACTCGATTTAGGCATTAACTTTTTTGACACAGCAAATGTTTATTCAAATGGTGTCAGTGAAGAATTTGTTGGGAAGATCTTAAAAAAATATGCGAAGCGTGAAGATGTCGTGATTGCCAGCAAGGTGTATTTTAACGAAGGCAATCTTTCTAAAGAAGCCATCTTGCGTGAGATTGAAGGGACGTTGAAGCGATTGGATACTGATTACTTAGATCTCTACATCATTCACCGTTTTGACTACAACACCCCAATTGAAGAAACCATGGAAACCTTGGACTCACTTGTGAAAAGTGGAAAGGTACGTGCTTTGGGAGCATCTGCAATGTATGGGTATCAATTTCAAATGATGCAAAATGTTGCGCTTAAGAATGGGTGGACACCCTTTGTATCCATGCAAAATCACTATAATATGTTGTATCGTGAAGATGAGCGTGAAATGGTTCCCTATTGTAAACTAACCAATGTGTCTTTAACACCGTATAGTCCACTGGCAGCAGGAAGGTTGTCACGAACACAGTGGCATGCTAATACCAAACGAACTGAAACGGACGCAATCGCAATCCGTAAGTATGATTCGACAGAAGCAATGGATCGTAAGATTGTTGAACGAGTGCATGAATTGGCGGATAAATATGGTGTTACAATGACTCAAATATCCCTTGCATGGTTGTTTAGCAAAGGTGTGACTGCACCGATTGTTGGGATTACCAAGATGCATTATTTGGATGATGCAGTTGGAGCACTTGATGTGAAACTTACGGATGAGGACGTTTCATATCTTGATGAATTATATATACCGCATAAAGTAATGGGCGCAATTAGCCCAGAAGGGAAATAA
- a CDS encoding MerR family transcriptional regulator, whose product MRIKEVSELLGISSHTLRYYEKVGLMRPVPKNGGGIRDYEEQDVSRLRFIQCMRSADVSIDILKQYIDLFDSPGDTTLQRKALLKDQYEIMQAKYQAMEEGLAYLEHKISLLDTNQLDTKLEESIRK is encoded by the coding sequence ATGAGAATAAAGGAAGTCAGTGAGTTATTGGGGATATCGTCACATACACTTCGATATTATGAAAAAGTTGGATTGATGCGTCCAGTTCCGAAAAACGGAGGTGGGATTCGTGATTATGAAGAACAAGATGTTTCGCGACTCCGCTTTATTCAATGCATGCGCAGTGCAGATGTATCCATTGATATTTTGAAACAATATATTGATTTGTTTGATTCACCAGGTGATACAACATTGCAGCGTAAAGCACTCTTAAAGGATCAGTATGAAATCATGCAGGCTAAGTATCAAGCAATGGAAGAAGGGCTTGCATATCTTGAGCATAAAATCAGCTTGTTGGATACAAATCAGCTCGATACAAAGCTTGAGGAAAGTATTAGAAAGTGA